In Lewinella sp. 4G2, the sequence TTGCCGACGCCGAAGGACTTTTCGATGCCGGAGAGTGAGATTGGGGAGGTAGTGGAATAGTTGGGTAGTTGGGTAGTCGGGTAGTCGGGTAGTATCGTAGTCAGGCACTACCCGACTAAGTACTACCCGACCAACAACTCAACCCACAGGCCAACCATACCGTTTCCTCCAAAACGCCCCACCCCATGGCCGAAACCCTCACCAACCGCGTCGCCGCCTCCGGTCTCATCACCCTCAAGCTGGAGGAATACTGGCCCACCGCCGGCTTTGCCACGTTTGACCTCAAGGACTATCTCTTTATGGGGCTCATCCTGAAGGAGAAGGATTTTCGGGCGGCGGTGAAGGAGCACGACTTCAGCCAGTACGCCGGGAAGACCTTGTTGGTCTTTTGTTCGGCGGATGCCATCATCCCCAACTGGGCCTACATGCTGGTGGCGGCTGCTGCGGCGCCCTTTGCGGCGGATATTTACCAGGGCACCGAAGAGGCGTACTTACGGCAGCATTTCCGGGGGGTAATCCAGCAATTAAATGTCGCCGACTTTGCCGATAAGCGGGTCGTTATTAAGGGGTGTGGCGACCGGGCGGTGCCGGCTTCGGCCTACCTGGACGTCACCAAACACCTGCAACCCCACGTGAAATCGTTGATGTTCGGGGAGCCGTGTTCGACCGTCCCCGTTTTCAAAAAGCCGCGGAAGAAGTAGCGGGTCGTTTTTGCGCTGCTTAGGGTGGCCCACCGAGGCCCGGGCGCGTCCTTTATACTCATAGTTAAGTAGTATCTTGCCGTTCGCCGCGCCGGTT encodes:
- a CDS encoding DUF2480 family protein yields the protein MAETLTNRVAASGLITLKLEEYWPTAGFATFDLKDYLFMGLILKEKDFRAAVKEHDFSQYAGKTLLVFCSADAIIPNWAYMLVAAAAAPFAADIYQGTEEAYLRQHFRGVIQQLNVADFADKRVVIKGCGDRAVPASAYLDVTKHLQPHVKSLMFGEPCSTVPVFKKPRKK